From Vicia villosa cultivar HV-30 ecotype Madison, WI unplaced genomic scaffold, Vvil1.0 ctg.001470F_1_1_1, whole genome shotgun sequence, the proteins below share one genomic window:
- the LOC131635359 gene encoding uncharacterized protein LOC131635359: MEDHRRKICLRLAGRLLRGFRTFLTRRYLMDANKIFVDAEYPKRYGSLIAPEEWVTFKEKRKNLKFRSRSETNRQRASGPPYPYKKGRMGYGRLEQSILTRESSSETSVPPHVLWKEARVGKDGVVKEDVQKVFEKCETLSQSISPDEDNDCRSILSRALDIPEYSGRVRGKGVGITPTSLKMKKQKAPSNRELQETLYALQAEVRELKREKELREQASGCKATSDKGSIGCNFQPDLPEAFHLANSTYRMVGKGKVHNTLGELLHTRLLPIGCLKVSVDIALEKDALLPHPDDVSDATLVGDAIGSFVAWPSSLISVDDETPTKSKAKDKEPPRKIESVASIKEMHAKEIEDVSKGKKPEKVVAKKTATKKKPTPNKFRSCLLTFLQLSDIPQGNTRLVPMEEDVFGIEHQETIGMEDFEQIFEHTQLGLGVIDTYIRYIRSNLFN; encoded by the exons ATGGAGGATCATAGAAGAAAAATTTGTCTCAGATTGGCCGGAAGACTACTAAGAGGGTTTAGGACTTTTTTAACTAGGAGATATCTTATGGATGCGAATAAAATTTTTGTTGATGCAGAGTATCCAAAAAGATATGGAAGTTTGATTGCACCTGAAGAATGGGTAACGTTTAAAGAAAAACGAAAAAACCTAAAATTTCGGAGTAGAAGTGAAACAAATCGGCAAAGAGCATCAGGTCCcccatatccatacaaaaaagggcgtatgggatatgGACGCTTAGAACAGTCTATT TTAACAAGGGAGAGTAGTTCTGAAACATCTGTTCCACCACATGTTTTGTGGAAGGAAGCCCGTGTGGGAAAGGATGGAGTTGTCAAAGAAGATGttcaaaaagtttttgaaaaatgc GAGACTCTATCTCAGTCTATATCTCCAGATGAAGACAATGATTGCAGGAGCATACTTAGCCGCGCATTAGATATTCCTGAATATtctggtcgggtgaggggtaagggagTTGGAATCACTCCAACATCCTTGAAGATGAAAAAACAGAAGGCTCCTAGCAATAGAGAACTGCAGGAAACCTTGTATGCACTACAAGCTGAAGTCCGCGAATTAAAAAGGGAAAAAGAATTAAGAGAGCAAGCTTCAGGCTGTAAAGCTACTAGTGACAAAGGTAGTATCGGTTGTAATTTTCAACCGGATCTTCCAGAG GCATTTCACCTTGCCAACTCTACTTATCGGatggttggcaagggaaaagtgcataaCACTTTGGGAGAATTACTTCACACTAGACTGCTCCCTATTGGCTGTTTGAAAGTATCGGTTGACATTGCTTTAGAGAAGGATGCGTTATTACCGCATCCTGACGATGTTTCGGATGCCACATTGGTGGGAGATGCAATAGGTTCGTTTGTTGCATGGCCGTCAAGCCTAATTAGTGTAGATGATGAG ACTCCAACAAAATCCAAAGCAAAAGACAAGGAGCCTCCGCGGAAAATTGAGTCAGTTGCATCAATAAAAGAG ATGCATGCTAAAGAGATTGAAGATGTCAGTAAGGGTAAGAAGCCTGAAAAGGTTGTTGCTAAGAAGACCGCAACTAAGAAAAAACCTACTCCCAATAAGTTTAGGTCGTGCCTTTTAACATTTTTACAACTCTCTGATATTCCACAAGGAAACACCCGTCTTGTACCTATGGAGGAAGATGTGTTTGGTATTGAGCATCAAGAAACAATTGGTATGGAGGATTTTGAACAAATTTTTGAACATACGCAATTAGGCCTCGGTGTTATTGATACATACATAAGGTATATCCGAtctaatttgtttaattaa